The nucleotide sequence GCACCGTCGCGTTTTCACTGACGTAGCGGATCAGCCCTTCCCCGCCCCGGGGGACGATCAGGTCGACGTACTTGTCCATCTTGATCAGCTTCGCCACCCCTTCGCGCGAGGCGTCCGGCAGCAGGGAGATCAGAGCTTCGGGCAGGTTGTTGCGTTTCAGCGTGGCACGCAGCACCTTGGCGATAGCGGCGTTGGAGTGCTCCGCCTCCTTGCCCCCTTTGAGCACGCAGACGTTGTTGCTTTTGAAACAGAGTGCCGCCGTGTCGGAGGTAACATTGGGACGGGATTCGTAAATGATGCCGATGACGCCGATAGGGATGCTGACTTTCTCGATCTTGAGCCCGTCGTCGGTGACCCAGCCGTCGATCACCCGGCCGACGGGGTCTTTGAGCGCCGCGATCTCCTCGACGGCCGTCGCCATCGCCTCGATACGCTTCTCGTCCAGCAGCAGGCGGTCTTTGAGCGCACTGCTCAGGCTGTTCTCCTCCGCCGCTTTCATGTCCAGTGCGTTGGCTTCGATGATGTCCATCGTCGCGGAGCGCATTGCCCCCGCCATCTCCCGAAGCAGGCGGTTTTTCTCCGCACCGCTCAGCAACATCAGTTCCCGGCTCGCCGCTTTTGCTTCTTCCAAAAATGCATTCATATCGTCTCGCTTTCCCGTCACTTTTTACGGCCATTATACCAAAGGGAGGCTGTACGGCGCGCTTCGGCCGTGAATACGCTACCATTCTTCCGTCAATCTTTCCCGGAGTATCCTCGCGTGAAACACTACATCGCCCTGTTGAAAAACGAACCGCTGCTGCGGCGCATCTCCTTTATCCAGCTCATCGCCTATTTCGGGGCCTGGTTCAGCAACGTTGCCATCTTTACCCTGCTGCTGGGGCTCGGCGCATCACCCCTCGTCGTCGCTACCGTCGCGGCGCTGCACTTTCTGCCCGGGGTCCTGCAGGCCCCCTTCTCCGGGGCGCTTATCGACAAGATCGCCCCGAAACGGCTGATGCTGGCCCTGCTGCTGATCGAGATCGTCACGACCCTGCCGCTGATGCTGATCGACGACGCCGCGCACCTCTGGCTGCTTTTCGTGCTGGTCTTCGTGCGCATGGGGGCTTCGAGCTTCTACTTTACCCTGGAGATGGCGCTGCTGCCGCGTTTTCTGAAGGCCTCGGCACTCAAGCACGCCAATGAACTGCACTCCATCATCTGGTCCGTCTCCTACACGGTCGGGATGGCCCTCAGCGGCATAGCCGTCTACTACCTCGGCGTCAAGACCGCCTTCCTTGCCGACGCCGCCCTCTTCGCCGTCGCGTTCGCGCTGCTGCTGCCCGCCGTTTTTCCCCCGCACAAAGCGCGCGAAACGGACCGCTATCTTGCGCTGCTCTCGCAGAGCGTCGGTTACCTCAAACGCAACCCCCTGACCCTGCATCTCATCATTCTGCATGCTTTTGTCGGCTTTACCGCCTTTGACGGCCTGGTCCCGCTCGCCGCGGAGGCCTATTACCTCCCGGCCGTCGCCGCACCGCTGGCCATCGGGCTTACCCACGCTTTCCGCGCCCTCGGACTGGTGGGCGGCCCGCTGCTGCTGGGGCGCTGGATCACCATCAGGAGGCTCCCGCTGCTGCTGCTGTTCCAGGCCCTCTCCATCCTTATTTGGGCAATGGCACTGCCCCACTTTTACCTGGCACTCGCCGCCTCGATCCTCGTCGGCCTCAGCACGACGACCATCTGGTCCTTTACCTATACCCTGCTGCAGCACCATACCGAAGAGGCCTACTACGGCCGTGTCATCGCCTATAACGACATGATCTTCCTGCTGACGGTTTCCGCGGTCTCTTTTCTGATCGGTGTCCTGGTGGAGTGGGGGATGGGGCTTCAGGGTGTCATGGCCCTGCTCGGACTTGCTTTTGTCGTTTCGGCGCTCTATTTCCGATGGATCAGCAGGCATTATCCGCTGGAAGATCCGGGCGTGTAACTGCACCTTCCGCATTCGGCGGTAAAGGGGCAAAATAAGGAGAAAAAAGGAGGAGTATAGATGAAGGGGCCCGAAGGCCCGGGGGTTATTCGATTTCGGCGTCGATGACGTCGTCGTCGGCTTTCTTGGCGCCTTCGGAGGCCGCGGCACCGCCCTGCTCCTGCTTGTACATCTGCTCGGCCAGTTTGTGGCTTGCTTCCGTCAGCGTTTTGAGCTTTTCTTCGATCTGCTCTTTGGTCGCGTTCTCGTCCTTGAGCGTCTCTTTGAGGGCACTGATCGCGCTTTCGATCGCCGCTTTGTCGCCGGCGTCGATGTTCTCGCCCGCCTCTTTCATCGCTTTTTCCGTCTGGGCGATCATCGCATCCGCCTGGTTGCGCAGGTCGACAAGCTCTTTGCGCTTCTCGTCTTCCGCTTTATGCGACTCGGCGTCCTGGACCATCTTGTTGATCTCCTCTTCGGAGAGTCCTGACGAACCGGTGATCTTGATCTCCTGGCGTTTGCCCGTACCTTTGTCGGACGCGGAAACGGTCAGGATACCGTTGGCGTCGATATCGAAGGTGACTTCGATCTGCGGCACGCCGCGTGGAGCCGCCGGGATGTCGGTCAGTTCGAACATACCGAGGGACTTGTTGTCCTTCGCGAACTCGCGCTCACCCTGGACGACGTGGATGGAGACCGCCGGCTGGTTGTCTTCGGCCGTGGAGAAGACCTGGGACTTCTTGACAGGGATCGTCGTCCCCTTCTCGATGATCTTCGTCGCGACGCCGCCGAGGGTCTCGATACCGAGGGAGAGCGGCGTGACGTCGAGCAGCAGGACGTCTTTGACGTCACCGCGCAGGACCCCGCCCTGGATCGCCGCACCGAGGGCGACGACTTCGTCCGGGTTGACCGATTTGTTCAGCTCTTTGCCGCCGAAGTACTCGGAGACCTTCTGCTGCGCCAGCGGGACGCGGATGGAACCGCCGACCATGATGACCTCTTTGATCTCGCCTTTGTCGAGGTCCGCATCTTTGAGCGCGACGTTGATGTGCGTCATCGTCTCTTTGATGAGATCGTCGATCATCCCTTCGAACTTCGCACGGGTCAGCTTGACGACAAGGTGTTTCGGGCCTGTTGCATCCGCCGTGATGAACGGCAGGTTGATCTCCGTCTCGGAAGCGGAAGAGAGCTCTTTCTTCGCAGACTCCGCCGCGTCTTTGAGGCGCTGAAGCGCCATCTTGTCCGCTTTGAGGTCGATGCCGTTTTCGGACTTGAACTCACCGGCAAGGAAGTCGACGATACGGTTGTCGAAGTCGTCGCCGCCCAGGAAGGCGTTACCGTCGGTGGAGAGAACCTCGAAGGTCCCTTCCGCGATCTCGAGGGTCGTGACGTCGAACGTACCGCCGCCGAGGTCGTAGACGAGGACGTTCTCTTCGCCTTTTTTATCCAGACCGTATGCCAGCGCGGACGCCGTCGGTTCGTTGATGATACGCAGGACGTTCAGGCCCGCGATCGTTCCCGCTTCCTTCGTCGCTTTACGCTGGGCGTCGTTGAAGTAGGCCGGAACGGTGATGACCGCGTCGGTGACCGGCGTACCGAGGTAGGACTCTGCATCCTCTTTCAGTTTGGCCAGGATCTTCGCGGAGATCTCCTGCGGCGTGTACACTTTGCCGGCAACGTCAACGGCAGCCATACCGTTTTTGTCGACGATCTTGTAGGTAACTTTGTCGTGCGCCTCTTTGGCCTTCTCTTCGTTCATCATGAGACCCATGATACGCTTGACGGAGTAGATCGTCTTCTCCGGGTTCGTGATCGCCTGGCGTTTTGCCGGGTCACCGACGAGAACTTCGCCCTTGTCCGTAAAGGCAACGACGGAAGGCGTCGTGTTCTTACCCTCTTTGTTCGGGATGATTTTCGCTTCGCCGCCCTCATAGACTGCTACTGCGGAGTTTGTTGTACCAAGGTCAATACCGATTACTTTACTCATAATTATCTTCCTTAATTTTATTTCATAAAATGAAGGGACCACCTTCATTATTTTGTACGGCATCCGAACAAAGTCCGGACACCTACGCTAACGCTGAGTTTCCTTCGGCAGAAAGCCCGCGCGCCTTGCGCTCTTGATCACGAATCAGTTCGCGATCACTACCATTGCATCGCGCAAGGTCCGCTCTTTGTATTTGTACCCCTTCTGGAAGGTACTGACGATCTCGCCGCTCTCGTGGTCCGGGCTGTCCACCTGCTGTACCGCGTGGTGGACGTTCGGATCGAACGGTTCGTCTTCGCCTACCGCCGCAATGCCATGTTTTTCCAGGGCGCTGAGGAACTGCTTCATCGTCAGTTCGACGCCCTCTTTCACCTTGGCCAGAAGCTCGGCAGCTTCCATACCTTCGGCATCGGCGGCCTTGACGGCCATCTCCAGCGAGTCGACGACCGGGATCAGGTCTTTCGCGAACTTCTCCTGGGCATATTCGAGTGCCTGGTACTTTTCGCGTTCCAGACGTTTTTTGATATTGTCGAAGTCCGCGTGAACCCGTGTATATTTATCTTTGAGCTGGTCCAGTTCCATCTGAACACGTTCAAGGTCCGAACCGACCTCTTCCGCTTCTTCGGAAACCATCTCCTCAATCATTTCTTCATCATTGGGCAAAGTTTCTTCACTGTTTTGCTTGTTTTCTTCTTGAGACATAGCGACTGTCAGACTCCTTTCTCTATGAAATCTGGACAAATTTTACCACATGAGTCTATCTATGTCAAGTACTGATTGTAAAATTTAGTTCAATATACTTGAGTCTAAATGACTAAAGTATATTTTTCCCGTACTTCACACCGCTTCAGAGCCCTGCAGGAGGGGAGATGGTACAATTCCACGACAAGTAGACCCGCTAGGAGAAGGCCGTTTTTATGAGTATTTTTGCTTTGCAATCGCCGGCGGGAGGTTTCCTGGATGAGGATCTCAAACACTTCAACAAGGAGTTCGACGACTGGTGCGTCCACTTCGAAAGTTTTGAAGACGCCGAACTCATCGCCGGGACGCTTGACCGCAGGACAAGTGTGGATATCGTCGAAATCACCCCGCTGAGCTATCCCAAATACTTCTTTCATGACCTTCAGGGCACCATCCACGCGACGCGGCAGGTCGGCGATAATATCATCTGTATCGTCGAACCTTTCATGGGCTCCAACTTCCGCCTGGCCGTCTGCAGTCTGAAAACAAAAAAGACCCGGCTGACGCCGACACGCTACAAAAGCGCTTTGAGCGTGGAAGGCGCCTTTG is from Sulfurimonas sp. HSL-1656 and encodes:
- the dnaK gene encoding molecular chaperone DnaK codes for the protein MSKVIGIDLGTTNSAVAVYEGGEAKIIPNKEGKNTTPSVVAFTDKGEVLVGDPAKRQAITNPEKTIYSVKRIMGLMMNEEKAKEAHDKVTYKIVDKNGMAAVDVAGKVYTPQEISAKILAKLKEDAESYLGTPVTDAVITVPAYFNDAQRKATKEAGTIAGLNVLRIINEPTASALAYGLDKKGEENVLVYDLGGGTFDVTTLEIAEGTFEVLSTDGNAFLGGDDFDNRIVDFLAGEFKSENGIDLKADKMALQRLKDAAESAKKELSSASETEINLPFITADATGPKHLVVKLTRAKFEGMIDDLIKETMTHINVALKDADLDKGEIKEVIMVGGSIRVPLAQQKVSEYFGGKELNKSVNPDEVVALGAAIQGGVLRGDVKDVLLLDVTPLSLGIETLGGVATKIIEKGTTIPVKKSQVFSTAEDNQPAVSIHVVQGEREFAKDNKSLGMFELTDIPAAPRGVPQIEVTFDIDANGILTVSASDKGTGKRQEIKITGSSGLSEEEINKMVQDAESHKAEDEKRKELVDLRNQADAMIAQTEKAMKEAGENIDAGDKAAIESAISALKETLKDENATKEQIEEKLKTLTEASHKLAEQMYKQEQGGAAASEGAKKADDDVIDAEIE
- a CDS encoding MFS transporter; translated protein: MKHYIALLKNEPLLRRISFIQLIAYFGAWFSNVAIFTLLLGLGASPLVVATVAALHFLPGVLQAPFSGALIDKIAPKRLMLALLLIEIVTTLPLMLIDDAAHLWLLFVLVFVRMGASSFYFTLEMALLPRFLKASALKHANELHSIIWSVSYTVGMALSGIAVYYLGVKTAFLADAALFAVAFALLLPAVFPPHKARETDRYLALLSQSVGYLKRNPLTLHLIILHAFVGFTAFDGLVPLAAEAYYLPAVAAPLAIGLTHAFRALGLVGGPLLLGRWITIRRLPLLLLFQALSILIWAMALPHFYLALAASILVGLSTTTIWSFTYTLLQHHTEEAYYGRVIAYNDMIFLLTVSAVSFLIGVLVEWGMGLQGVMALLGLAFVVSALYFRWISRHYPLEDPGV
- a CDS encoding glutamate-5-semialdehyde dehydrogenase; this translates as MTGKRDDMNAFLEEAKAASRELMLLSGAEKNRLLREMAGAMRSATMDIIEANALDMKAAEENSLSSALKDRLLLDEKRIEAMATAVEEIAALKDPVGRVIDGWVTDDGLKIEKVSIPIGVIGIIYESRPNVTSDTAALCFKSNNVCVLKGGKEAEHSNAAIAKVLRATLKRNNLPEALISLLPDASREGVAKLIKMDKYVDLIVPRGGEGLIRYVSENATVPVVKHDKGQCHTYIDKDADLEKAVKIAVNAKVDRPGVCNAMETLLVDRAIAAVALPKLKEAFDAAHTELKGCGDTREIIDVAEATEADFDTEYLANILNIRTVDGVDGAVAHIVRFGSGHSEAIITESYTTAEYFLNAVDAAAVYVNASTRFTDGGAFGFGAEVGISTNKLHARGPMGIEGLTTYKFKIYGNGQIR
- the grpE gene encoding nucleotide exchange factor GrpE — encoded protein: MSQEENKQNSEETLPNDEEMIEEMVSEEAEEVGSDLERVQMELDQLKDKYTRVHADFDNIKKRLEREKYQALEYAQEKFAKDLIPVVDSLEMAVKAADAEGMEAAELLAKVKEGVELTMKQFLSALEKHGIAAVGEDEPFDPNVHHAVQQVDSPDHESGEIVSTFQKGYKYKERTLRDAMVVIAN